One stretch of Halobacillus litoralis DNA includes these proteins:
- a CDS encoding nucleoside triphosphate pyrophosphohydrolase, producing MTKHNKLVRDHIPNLLRDSGKNIRTRTLNKKEYDDSLKHKLKDEVEEYFNTDENKDSLTKLADLLEVIHALSYTHGATIEELEHIRQHRRKERGAFFNRTMLLDIEDE from the coding sequence TTGACAAAGCACAACAAACTAGTTCGAGATCACATCCCTAACTTATTAAGAGATTCGGGAAAAAACATCCGTACTCGAACCCTTAATAAAAAGGAGTATGATGATTCATTGAAACACAAATTGAAAGATGAAGTCGAAGAATATTTCAACACGGATGAGAATAAAGATTCCCTGACGAAACTTGCAGACCTTCTGGAAGTCATTCACGCTTTATCTTATACACACGGAGCCACAATTGAAGAACTTGAACATATTCGTCAACACCGCAGAAAAGAGCGAGGAGCTTTCTTTAATCGTACGATGCTCCTGGATATTGAAGATGAGTGA
- a CDS encoding site-2 protease family protein, with amino-acid sequence MFTLNDIPMFIINFFLILPLVTLVHETGHVVVARIFGGKIRYCIGTGKLLFHVGPLEVRRMYFMEGWCQYEKLSYNKTWAHVSIYLAGSLFNLCIILMLNVLITHEVLPVDLFFYQYSYFSVYFIFFSLFPYRNADGKPSDGMAIYDVIRYGKAEDPID; translated from the coding sequence ATGTTTACATTGAATGACATTCCTATGTTCATCATAAATTTTTTTCTGATTTTGCCTCTCGTCACACTGGTCCACGAAACGGGTCATGTCGTTGTCGCCCGTATTTTTGGGGGGAAAATACGCTACTGTATAGGCACAGGGAAACTGCTTTTCCATGTGGGGCCTTTGGAAGTGAGGCGTATGTACTTTATGGAGGGCTGGTGTCAGTATGAAAAGCTTTCTTATAACAAGACTTGGGCACATGTGTCGATCTATCTTGCCGGGAGTCTATTTAATTTGTGCATCATCCTGATGTTGAATGTATTGATCACCCATGAAGTCCTTCCTGTGGATTTATTTTTCTATCAGTATTCCTATTTCTCTGTGTATTTCATCTTCTTTTCACTGTTTCCTTATCGAAATGCAGACGGTAAGCCAAGTGATGGAATGGCGATCTATGATGTCATTCGTTATGGAAAAGCGGAAGATCCGATTGATTAA
- the rlmN gene encoding 23S rRNA (adenine(2503)-C(2))-methyltransferase RlmN, translated as MKRSIYGLTFDQLTDWLIDHGEKKFRSKQVWDWLYQKRVTDFSQMKNVNQSCIDVLEEHFTIETLSEEIKQESKDGTVKFLFKLDDGNVIETVLMRFNYGLSVCVTTQVGCNIGCSFCASGILRKSRDLSSGEIVEQIMQVQQHLDKQGNDERVSHIVVMGIGEPFDNYDNLIDFLKVVNDQKGLSIGARHITVSTSGIAPKMYEFADEGIQINLALSIHAPNNELRTQIMKINRAYPLEKLMPAIDYYLEKTNRRITFEYILLKDVNDHKKEAEELAELLKDKRHLSYVNLIPYNPVADHPYERSEKEAILTFYQTLMDRGIKCGVRTEHGTDIDAACGQLRSKQIEKEKARKKKKMQTN; from the coding sequence ATGAAACGATCCATTTACGGATTGACGTTTGACCAACTGACTGATTGGCTTATAGATCATGGTGAGAAAAAGTTCCGCTCCAAGCAAGTGTGGGACTGGCTCTACCAAAAGCGTGTGACAGACTTTTCACAGATGAAAAACGTGAATCAATCATGCATCGATGTTCTCGAAGAACATTTTACGATTGAGACACTTTCTGAAGAAATAAAACAAGAATCAAAGGACGGGACCGTCAAGTTTCTATTTAAATTGGATGATGGGAACGTCATAGAGACGGTTCTGATGCGCTTCAATTACGGGTTGTCCGTATGTGTAACGACACAGGTCGGCTGCAACATTGGTTGTTCCTTCTGTGCCAGTGGAATCCTGCGCAAGAGCCGAGATCTTTCCAGCGGCGAAATTGTAGAGCAGATCATGCAAGTCCAACAACACCTGGATAAACAAGGAAACGACGAACGTGTCAGCCACATTGTAGTCATGGGAATTGGTGAACCATTCGATAACTACGACAACTTGATCGACTTCTTAAAAGTTGTAAACGATCAAAAAGGACTGTCCATCGGAGCGCGTCACATTACCGTTTCCACTAGTGGAATTGCGCCGAAAATGTATGAGTTTGCTGATGAAGGCATCCAGATTAACCTGGCTCTTTCCATTCACGCACCAAACAATGAACTACGTACTCAAATCATGAAAATCAACCGAGCCTACCCGCTCGAAAAATTGATGCCTGCCATTGATTATTATCTTGAAAAGACGAACAGACGGATTACCTTCGAGTACATTTTACTCAAGGACGTCAATGACCATAAGAAGGAAGCGGAAGAGCTTGCGGAATTGTTGAAGGATAAACGACACTTATCCTACGTCAACTTGATCCCATACAACCCTGTCGCTGACCACCCTTATGAGCGAAGTGAAAAAGAAGCGATTCTTACGTTCTATCAAACCTTGATGGACCGTGGAATTAAATGCGGGGTTCGTACGGAGCATGGTACCGACATCGATGCCGCCTGCGGACAGTTGCGCAGTAAGCAGATTGAAAAAGAAAAAGCACGCAAAAAGAAAAAGATGCAAACAAACTAA